The DNA window TCCTACTCCATGTTCAGGATGTGCCCCATCTTCTTCTTCTTCGTTCGCAGGTACCGGACGTTCGCCTCGTTCGGCACGACCTCGATCGGCACCCGCTCGATCAACTGCAGGCCGTAGCCCGACAGGCCGATGATCTTTTTCGGGTTGTTCGTCAGGAGCCGCATCCTGCGGACCCCGAGATCCACGAGGATCTGCGCCCCCACGCCGTAATCCCGCAGGTCCGGCTTGAACCCGAGCCGCTCGTTCGCCTCGACGGTGTCGAACCCCTTGTCCTGCAGGTTGTAGGCGCGGATCTTGTTCTCGAGCCCGATCCCCCGCCCCTCCTGGCGCATGTAGAGGAGGATCCCCGTCCCCTCCGCCTCGATCCGCCGCAAGGCGTTGCGCAGCTGCTCTCCGCAGTCGCACCGCAGGGAAGCGAAGACGTCGCCGGTCAGGCACTCGGAATGGACGCGCACGAGGACGGAGTCCTCCGGACGGATCTCTCCCTTGACGAAGGCGATGTGGGTGTCGCCGTTCAGCGCGTTGTGGTAGGTGTAGGCGGTGAACTCGCCTCCGATCCGCAGCGGGATCCGGGCTTCACTGGTCCGCTCCACCAGTCGCTCGCGGTGCATCCGGTACTCGATCAG is part of the Deltaproteobacteria bacterium CG2_30_66_27 genome and encodes:
- a CDS encoding bifunctional 3,4-dihydroxy-2-butanone 4-phosphate synthase/GTP cyclohydrolase II, with amino-acid sequence MPLSTIEDAIADIRDGKMVILVDDEDRENEGDLTLAAEFVTPEAINFMARHGRGLICLSITEEKAQALQLPPMVHDNSSAFGTAFTVSIEARRGVTTGISAHDRSTTIRTAIAENASTDDLVRPGHVFPIIARKGGVLVRTGQTEGSVDLSRLAGCVPAGVICEIMNEDGTMARMPDLERFSAEHGLRIVAIKDLIEYRMHRERLVERTSEARIPLRIGGEFTAYTYHNALNGDTHIAFVKGEIRPEDSVLVRVHSECLTGDVFASLRCDCGEQLRNALRRIEAEGTGILLYMRQEGRGIGLENKIRAYNLQDKGFDTVEANERLGFKPDLRDYGVGAQILVDLGVRRMRLLTNNPKKIIGLSGYGLQLIERVPIEVVPNEANVRYLRTKKKKMGHILNME